The DNA region tacttatttaccagcgtaaaattaatcaatggccGGCATTTGTTCAAACGAAATAAATGCCAAAACACTCAATACTTTATCGACATAAACTTTATCAATTGTCGGCGTTTTGTGAAACGCCgctgatgctatatattattaccggcggtATATTAAAGACGCCGGCAAACACGGTTAATATAACggcgtataattaataaaatattggcGTTTGTATAAACGCCaccacaaatatatattattactggcGTAACAATCTAAATGCCGGGAAACTACTAGTTTCCCGGCGCATAATTGCTATCTTGGCGGCGTTGTTATAAATGCCGCTAAACCTATACATTATTACCGGCATAAAAATGTAAACGCCaggaatctcaataatttaccgGCGGAAATATTAAGCGCCggtaaaattttatatgtaccGGCGCATAAACAAACGCCACGGATATAAATGCCgccaattttgtttttttttgtagtgtaagCTAATAAAttctgaataaaaaaaaatgcggaatctttataaataaaaaataaatttaaaaaaaaaaaaacactgaaaTGGTCAATCAACTTTTCACCAGTTTCGTAGAAATTAAGAGGGAAACACAGTTCACATGAAATGGTCAAGATCATACCCAAgtctttaagaatatttttgaaaaatagtcaTAATACTCATAAGAGATTTGGTACTAGTCATTTCTACACAACACACtttatacttatttttaattttttttttacctttttaaatttttttattttattttttttaaactaattgagttcttttacttataatttatatactatacatttgataagaaaaaaattaaaaatttatgtgtGGTATATCatataaagataataaatataatttttctttcgaGAAGTCCGTGCATAGATAAGTATTAGCTAAGTGTACTCAttcatacatattatatatatatatatatatgggtgggGCTACTATACCGCCCATAATTTACTGTTTGGCCGCccggttataatttttttctctcctttttttacatttttttaataaatttaaatatttttaaaaaaataaaaataaaaatatatcaatatacttaaaattactttcttaatcatgaagtaaaaatagaaaattcttAAGTAGTACATTTGAGCGATACCACCCAGGCAGCAGAACAGCATTttcctcaatatatatatatatatatgtatgtatatttataagttttcttttttccctaacGGTGCTTACTCAAGTCAATGAGGTCAACTATTTTGAGCCAACCCATACGAAGCAAGAAGGAATATATTAAAGGTTTAGAAAGTCCGAGTGCCCAATCGtttttttgcactttttttGAGTTCTTTGCCCAAGTTTGCATTCTTTGTGTTCTTCTCATTCAATCATGGGAAACAAAAGTAACATGCCAAAGAACTAAAGAAGGCTTAGAAAGTCCGAGTGAATCGTTTTCCCAGACTTGGAACCCAAACAAGAATATATTAAAGGTTATGGAATATAACATTAAACAACAATTGTCATTTGTGAACTTCGTAAACAAGTGTTATAAAGCTATTAGATTCGTCGATGTATCTTTACTTAGCTTGATCAGTTTACTTCGGCTAGGAGTAGTTTGTTAACAGTACTCATCTTTTGGCGCCAGAGGCTGCTTTCTCTTTACCCTCCTCTATATATAGTTGATCACGAGCCTTGTTTTTTCCCACCCCAGCAATTCTACACTCATTGCTTTCCTTTCAAGtcaggctctctctctctctctctctctcttcccgttGAAGCCTTTGTCAACCTGGTGGTTTTGAGTATATAGATTGCTTTGAAATCTGAATGCTGGGTGGTTTCAGATTGGCTTGAATTGTGCTTTTGCTTTTGCTTGTGGGTTACTGTGTTTTTGATTTTTAGTTTCTCTCCAATTGAGTAATATGCATTGAATTGCGTAATGCATGTGTTCCAGTTTTCTTGGTTGACTCTGTTTGCTCTGTGTAACCTACTGATATAGTATTTGTCTACTGAAACTGCAGTTGAAGCTTGCGACTTTAAGTTTGATATTGTACCAGAACCGAAGATCTTTCAATATAGCATGGAAAATATAGTGCTGCGCTTTGGAAATAAGGTTTCGAGGGATAATTTTTCTGTGCTCTGGAAGCAGGAAGGTGTGTCCGGGAAATTTGATTTCGAGATGGAAAGATTGTCTCTTTCTTTTAAAGATCGTTCCGCAAAGCACAAGTTTGAAATCTCTTTTGAGAACATTTGGACGATTGAGCTATATCGTCCACGCGGTCAAGCAACAAAGTTTCTTCTCGTTCAGGTTAGCTGGTGAAAAAATTTAATGCAAAAATACATTTCATCAATATCTCTCAATATGCATAGGTTGCTAAACATACTCTTTCTTACAAGCattctttaaaatattacaGTTTTGATATAAATGGTTTTTGTTTCGAAATTGCTACcctttttcttaacttaatgAGTTCTATCTTCTTTATTTTACTAGTTACTTGGTGCTCCAAGAATATATGTATCTGATGTTCGTCGTAAAGGATGGGTCAGAGAAGTTGATTTCACTCCATCCAGCCGCATTGGCCAATCTTATGCTCTATGTTTGGAGCTTCCAGAAAAGAAGCGGCTTCCGGAATTAAATCTTGCTTTTGTAcattataaagaaaatgaagaccAATTTGGATTGATGGAAGGCTCTCCTTACTCATGCAGTTCAGGTCTTGTACCCATTGTGAATCCACCCACAGGCTTTGACCTGCCCTACAAAATCTTGTTTAAGATCAACTCTTTGATTCATCATGGGTGTGTTCCTGGGCCCGCAATTGTTGACGAATTTTATAGGTTGGTAGATCCAAAGAGAATCGAAAAAAGGGAGTACATAGACAGAGCCCTGTACAAGCTCTTTCATTTAAAGGACTGCTGCTTTGAACCTGTGAAATGGCTCCAGGAGGAGTACAAAAGATACTCAACATCTACTCGATTTCAACCAACTCCTGCTATTTCTTTAGATAATGGGCTGGTATATATACACAGGGTTCAAATTACTCCATCTAAAGTATACTTCGGTGGTCCAGAGGTGAATCTCTCCAACAGAGTCTTGCGCCATTATCCTGAAGATATTGATAATTTCCTGCGTGTTTCTTTTGTCGATGAGGACTTTGATAAAGTGTACTCAATAGCTTTATCTCCACGTTCATCATCTGCAAATGAGGACAAGCGGACTAGAGTTTATGATAGGATACTATCCACTCTCAGAAAAGGAATAGTTATTGGGGATAAGAAGTTTGAGTTTCTTGCCTATTCATCCAGTCAACTACGAGAAAATTCTGTTTGGATGTTTGCTTCAAGACCTGGCTTGACTGCAGCAGATATTAGAGAATGGATGGGTGATTTTCGAGATATAAGGAATGTGGCAAAATATGGTGCCAGACTGGGTCAGTCTTTTGGCTCTTCTAGAGAAACTGCCAGCATTGGCATAGATGAAATTGAAGTTATTCCTGATGTGGAAGTTAAGACGAAAGAAGCCACGTACAATTTCTCAGATGGCATTGGGAAGATTTCTAAAAAATTGGCTTCCGAAGTGGCAACAAAGTTAGGCTGCAGTCCTGTTCCATCAGCATTTCAGATTCGATATGGTGGGTACAAAGGTGttgtggctgttgatcctacaTCATCTGTGAAGTTGTCATTGAGAAAGAGCATGTGTAAATACAAATCAGATAACACAAAACTCGATGTTTTGTCATGGAGTAAGTTTCATCCCTGTATTCTCAATCGGGAGATAGTAACTCTTTTGTCTAACCTTGGGGTTAAGGATCGAGCTTTTCGAAAAAGGCAAAGGCTGGCTATAAATCAACTGAATGCAATATTAACGGATCGTTGGAGTGCACAGAAGGCACTGGAAATGATGTTCTTAGGAGAGATCTCAAAAGTTCTAAAGGAAATGCTTATGTGTGGTTACAAGCCAGATGCAGAACCATTTCTTTCAATGATGCTTCAAACATTCCGTGCATATATGTTGAAGGAAATGCAGTCAAGAACAAGGATTTTTGTTCCAAATGGAAGAACTTTGATGGGATGCCTTGATGAAACCAGGACATTGGAGTATGGTCAAATATTTCTGCAAGTTTCTCGCTTTCGTTGGGAGTTCAGGAACCAGTCATCTGTTAGGCACAGTTCAAACCCAGATAACTTCGTCTGTGAAGGTCCGGTGGTCGTTGCTAAAAACCCTTGTCTACACCCTGGAGATGTGAGAGTCCTCGTAGCTGTGAACGTGCCAGCTCTACATCACATGGTGGATTGCGTTGTTTTTCCACAAAAGGGAGAGAGGTAAGAGTTTAATATCCCATTTATACGAGACTTTTAATCTATTGAAACTTTAGATTCATCATATAcatgcagatatatatatatgcaaatgtGATATGAATGACTGCCTATTTGTACTTTTAGACCACATCCAAACGAATGTTCGGGAAGTGATTTGGACGGAGATTTGTACTTCGTCTCTTGGGATCGTCATCTTATTCCTCCTCGTCAAATTCCCCCAACAGAATATATTGCAGCACCAACTAAGCAAGTTGATCATGATGTTACAATAGAGGTATTTAGCAGTAAACTACAAGATTGACATAGCTTTTCATTCTTCTCTCATGCTTCCATGTCCTTTGCTGCAACAACAACTTCCATCCATATGCACCTAACATAGAAATGCATGTTATTGTTGTCTTGCAGGAAGTAGAAGAACATTTCACAGACTACATAGTCAACGACAATTTAGGAATCATCGATAATGCCCACATCGTCTTTGCAGATAGTAAGCCCCTTAAAGCAATGAGCCCAGAATGTTTGCAACTTGCGAGGCTTCACTCAATTGCTGTTGACTTTCCAAAAACTGGTAATGTAGCCGAAGTACCTCCGGAACTACGCCCCAAAGAGTATCCCGATTTTATGGAAAAGCCTGATAAAAAGGGCTACATATCAACATCTGTTATCGGAAAGCTTTTTCGAGAAGTGAAAGACATTGCATCTTCCACAAGTCCTGTGGAACCTTTCACTTTGGATTCAGCTAAACAGCATTATGACCCTGAAATGGAAGTGGAGGGCTTTGAGGACTACCGCAGCGACGCTGAAAGATACAAACGTGACTATGATTACAAGTTGGGGAATATGATGGAGTATTATGGAATCCAAACTGAAGCCGAAATTCTCAGTGGCAATGTTTTGAAAATGTCAAAACATTTTGATAGGAAGAGGGATCTGGATGCAATTAAATATGCTGTAAAGTCACTAATAATGGAAGCCCGGAACTGGTTCAACAAGAGAAGTGATGCAGACAGTACTGATAATGCAAAGGCAAAAGCATCGGCCTGGTATCATGTCACCTACCATCCTAGTTACTGGGGTATATACAATGAGGGACTAGATAGGGCTCATTTCCTTAGTTTTGCATGGTGCGTCTATGAGCATCTTATGCAAATCAAGAAGGATAAAAAGAGCATATAATTTCTTCACAAGTACTACAGCCGTCGTCAATGATTGCATTTCTTGAAGCAACTTATGTATATTTGATAGCAGTTTGATATGATTAGTATTGTAAGTTTGTGTACTGTTATTGGTATTTGCTTGTAAATGCTCCAGACAGATGTTTGGAGCTTGAGAATATGTATTAGTTTATATTGTATTTGAATAGATTTATGGTTTTGTAAGATTCTgcaatatattacaatttgtttggAATGTAGATATGCTATCGACAAGCGCTGTGACAacattattttgtgtttaaaaaagaaatggctttgataaatctcttaaaGATCGCAAATCTTGTAAAGACCGCAAATCAATTGCTTAATTAGCCTAGATTCATGAACTTAGTTAATGAATATGCTTGAAGCATCTTTTTAACAAGCATGATAAATTTGCAATTGCACAAACGCTTTATGTAACACCCCAGTCCCAAGTTGGTCGGAGAGATACTTCTTGtcacataaaattatatctcaCCATATAGGTATAAGTTCGAAATTCTCAAGTACATGACATAGATCTCAATGTTTTAaaccaactttttcaaaataactaacTAATAACACCACAAAGTCTTAATATAAATGTTAATCTCTCAATATACCACGTCATCACTAGAACACGACAAATTTACTGAATAAAATTCTCCAATAACCATAACATCCTTTTGTGCTTAATCCACTATACTTAAATAATCTCGTCCATTCTGCATAATCTTGATCCTCAATTGAACATTTAAATCATCTTAAAATTATTGAGGAGATAAggagtgagttatcaacaactgagtaagcagaaaacatatactagtatataaacaTGAGCCTTTTCAGAGAATTCAAAATGTAGAAACAAAGCATTTCAGTTTCAATACTCAAATCTCAAAAATGTGTTATCAGAATATCAAAGCGATAGTTCAaatgttcatattcaaaaactCTTTAGCATAACATGACTGAACGtcatcatcttatcatatcatatcatattatagaCATTGTTTAACCCCTGTAATGAGGTTGTGCTATTCCCGGTGGCTAAATCAAGCAGTATTAGAATGTTAATCTTCCCCTTATTCATTCTCGAAACCCCAAGTGTGCACATAAGAAAGACCACACAGAAAAACCATTTTGTTTCCAAAATGGGTACACTCAAATTAGAGATATTGGTATCAACCATATAACAAAATCAGAATCATCGttttaaaaacataatcaaagcaaaattaaaaacaaaatcagaatgtcatgccaaaagttttttagatattacatcatatcaaaatagagtCCTGAAtagatttatatcattttcatataatcaaaaCAAATTCAGAGCATCTTCATATAACTTGTACAAAATTTCagatttcatattcgctcttttgcATAGTTCAAGATCAGCATGCCAAAATATTACTAATGTCTACACCAGTTATGCCAAAAAATAATTCTCTTATGTACCGATTTTATGAGTAATACAAAACACATAACTGTGGTTGTTTTCACATTTCCTTTCAAAAGATaacatgcacatatatatatatatatttataaaatcaacctcaattaattttattttttatttttatgtaaagtcTATTATAGGAATCCCGCTTACTGGACTTTTCAACTTCTTTGAATTTTCCTCTAACAAAGTAGAAGGATAATCAATCGTCATCTATAAAATAGCCACATGACTTACTTAATTCCCTAAATAATGACATTTTGACATTTAAGCCTGAAAAATTAAAGTAGCCTATTTTTCCAAATTAATCGATAACTATCATCACTTTCCAAATTAATCGATATCCACTTAATTTGCTGATGATTAAAGTCCAAATTATTTTGGTAAAATAAGGTATATGGCTAGCATAAGTACTCAATTACAATTAAGCCCATCTAAAATTCATCTCTAACTTTACATAATTATAacaaaatctattaaaataaaaagtaaaatctcACTTAGTAAAAGTAGACTTAATCAGTTTTAAAGCGTTCACTATTTACttcttaaatttatttgtaaaaagtTTAAtactaaattatataatttatatcattttttattttctttataagttCCTATAGTTGAAACAAAGCCCTCACAAAGTAAGTTTAATATATAAACAAGATCAGGCCCAAATATGGAACCAGCCTACTGACAGGGGTATTTTAGGAAATGATCATAACGTGCATGGGCTCTTCGGGAATTAGGCTGGAATTTACTAAATTTCTGGAACTACAAGTCTACAACAACTCCAGACCCACCCGTACCGAGAGAGGAGTGTGCGTGGTCAGCGAGGTATTttataatgtattttattttatttttctttgttttattttatatagttttttaaacattttgtaaaaaaaaaaaaaatcacaatattattaaaaaaatacttactttaatcttgaagtaaaaaaaataaaaactaaaaaatttctAGCAGAGCCCTTAGGTGGAAGCATAGCTTTTTCCAAACTCTTATAATGTACCacagtaaattttttattttttttttggaaatagacttcaattcatttCTGAATGAAGGAAGTTATAGCTGTGATCAATAATTATGGGTAACAAGCcccgattacaagccaactacctATCGGTTGTACGCTCCCCCGGGCACAACTTTCATTGTGCCGGACTATGTCTAAAAACTTCTAAGCTCTCCAATGACGACACCGTACTGAGATGCGAGACTCTGTTAAAACAGAAATGTCCATCTCAGCTCGTCTGCAAGAAAAAACCACACAATACATCCTCACCCTCCAAGGAGGAGAAGAACTATCCAACCTTCACCCTCTATAAGAGGAGAGGACTCACAACCCTCATCCTCAAAAGAGGAAAGGTACTTGTCTATTTcaaagaaatatttattaaaatttaaattaaaaacaaccctaaCAGACCCCTGAACAAACAAGCGCCGTAAGCCCACAAGCCTTTCGCCCAACACTTTCTGTCAGCACCCACGCTTTTCACTGGTAGCCTGCACACACACGATAGCCTGCACCACGCCCTTCCTGCACAACGCCCAACACTGCTCTCCACAAGCACCGTATGCCCACTAGCCTTTCGCCCAACGCTTTCTGTCAGCACCCACGCTTTTCACTGGTAGCCTGCACACACACGATAGCCTACACCATGCCCTTCCTGCACAAGGATTTCTGACagcaaacaaccaaaaccaaatcaCTTTCTGCACATGGGCTTCTCACCGTCGCCAGCTCCATCATCATCACCGTCGCCAACCCATATCCACCAACACACTCCAAACTCCACTTCAACTAGACGGAGACCAGAGATAAACAGCACACTAAGAGCTTATTTCCAGAGGCAAACCATAacccaaaaccaaaaaacttCAAACCGCTGTGTCACCCCATGCACAAAGCACCCGGAGCTTAAACACAGACATACAAAATAGAGTACTACagagaatgaaacaaacgaaaacatagaaaaaaacaaacaaccacCGTTTGACCTTGCATCGCTTGATACTCCCGTCACCATCCATGAGAACATCCACCGTGAGCTATGCCCGAGATCCACCCCGGAAGACGCTTTATCCCCTCCATGCAACTCGGCAtgcatccccaaaataatcctcTATTTTCCACGGATAAAACAGAGTTCCTATACCCCATAAAAGAGCACCCCAACCCCCAAGCTAACTCCATCTCTATGAGCAAACTCCATGACCAACCCACGCCGTAAGTCCTCAAAACTGTCCCCCCAGAAGACCATGGAATTTGAAACCGAAATCCTCCATCTCCACCATGGAATATCTCTCCGCCCAACTGGGTGACTTGTTAAGGAAGAAGACTCGGAAACAAACGCCTAGTGATGAACATAACACAGCCAAACAGTTTTTattatcaaaggaaaaatagtGACTTAGAaccaaaagcaaaagaaaaaaataaatggaggagggagggaggagccgaagctccaccTCCCTCAAACGGTTTTCCTAAACGATTCCTAGAGAGAAGTGAGAGTTTCTCTCACTAAAATAGAAACAATAAGACCTTCACCTTATGTACCACAGTAATTTATGGGCCCGTTGCCTGTCCACATTTTTCCGATTAATATAATTTGGACTTCTATAAATATTGGTTTATTGATATATTCTAAAATCATCAACTACACTTTAGcaattttacattttcaagaaTCGATTTTGCATTGGTTGTTTTCATAAACTAACACTTCCAATTTTATTGGTTCCAGTCCAATTCGAtctagtttttcaattttaattaaatgctaatgtaattatatatattatatataaggattatatatatatatttaagattaaaattttatgttataaattataatatataattatttcatatataattatatatatattatataaaattatatatatataatattaaaaattgatttatatatatattttataaactggCCTGGTGCCGGAAAGTCAAGAACAGAAAGCGGAATGGGTTTAGCCGATTTTTAAAATGTAGGAACCAGTCCCAAACTAAGACCCATTCAAAACTAGACCAACCAGTCTTGTCCGGTTTGGTCCAGTTCTCCAATTTTTCGATTTTAATTTTCACCACTACATGTAGGATCTCTTTTCGGCGTTGTGCTCACCGataaaacaacatcattttgtTAAACTTGATCccatccatttttattttttttatgttaatcaGGTGTAAGCCACTAATTTTAATAACAGGAGATGTCTTGTTCTTAAGGGTGTTACAGGAGGGAAGTCGAATCCTCTGACAAGTAGTAACCTCAATAAATTAATAGTTCGCGGGCTTGGACTTGGATGTTAAATTTTAGCCAATGTttaatttcaagaattttttaGAAGTATATGGtaaataatttagaaagaaaataacaaattcaaatatcttccaaccaataaaataagataaatactACAACTACAAagagatttataaaaataaattaaaaaattaatgtaatttcatatgatttgttagatctactttagtTTACGaacaattttataatctgacatatCACATCAAGATacgtcaatttgtgaatttatttttataaattcttttgtgGCCATAGCATTTTTATAGGAAAAGATAAAGTGGGAGTGAAAAGATCAGGAGTCTCGCATGagtataagttattttattgttgtAAGCTTGAACGATCACCCAAAAAGAGCTCTTTCTAGACCCAACTAAGAAAGCATGGAGTTACAAACTCTTTGTTTAGTAGCATTCATTTAGATATTATCCCTACTAGTATTTTGTATATAAACAGTGGGCCAAAAGACCCTCCTTAGATGTATGTAATACtcatttttataatatgtaaGTTTGCTTAGGGGCAAAAAAAAAGCAAAGCATGGAGCTTCTTCATCAACCAAGCAAGAAATTAGACCTCACCTGAAGTTTGAAAACTACAATTAATCCAGCTCATGGATCTCTCCTTGAAGAATGAAAAATCTCATTGCAACTTCATTCGAAAAGAAactaaacacaaaacaaaacaatttcacaaaaacaacacacatagaaattaaataagagtttagCTACTATTAACCATTGGGTAACACTACAAGGATTTAGGCTTTTTGTAGCGCCTaaaatccttgcaaatactCACTGAAAACACTACAATTTCTCAATTCCAGTATTATCAACTTCCTTGCACATTCGACAGTATAAACCCTTTATTTTTGATCTATTccaacgaaacgataaaaatgcTACAACAGATATCTATTCCAGCGTATTAATATCGTTCTATTATATTCACTTTCACGCTGCAAAAATCATCTACAAATTCGGTAGTTAGCGCTGCAAAACACCACTTATAGCGAT from Carya illinoinensis cultivar Pawnee chromosome 6, C.illinoinensisPawnee_v1, whole genome shotgun sequence includes:
- the LOC122313265 gene encoding probable RNA-dependent RNA polymerase 1, translating into MENIVLRFGNKVSRDNFSVLWKQEGVSGKFDFEMERLSLSFKDRSAKHKFEISFENIWTIELYRPRGQATKFLLVQLLGAPRIYVSDVRRKGWVREVDFTPSSRIGQSYALCLELPEKKRLPELNLAFVHYKENEDQFGLMEGSPYSCSSGLVPIVNPPTGFDLPYKILFKINSLIHHGCVPGPAIVDEFYRLVDPKRIEKREYIDRALYKLFHLKDCCFEPVKWLQEEYKRYSTSTRFQPTPAISLDNGLVYIHRVQITPSKVYFGGPEVNLSNRVLRHYPEDIDNFLRVSFVDEDFDKVYSIALSPRSSSANEDKRTRVYDRILSTLRKGIVIGDKKFEFLAYSSSQLRENSVWMFASRPGLTAADIREWMGDFRDIRNVAKYGARLGQSFGSSRETASIGIDEIEVIPDVEVKTKEATYNFSDGIGKISKKLASEVATKLGCSPVPSAFQIRYGGYKGVVAVDPTSSVKLSLRKSMCKYKSDNTKLDVLSWSKFHPCILNREIVTLLSNLGVKDRAFRKRQRLAINQLNAILTDRWSAQKALEMMFLGEISKVLKEMLMCGYKPDAEPFLSMMLQTFRAYMLKEMQSRTRIFVPNGRTLMGCLDETRTLEYGQIFLQVSRFRWEFRNQSSVRHSSNPDNFVCEGPVVVAKNPCLHPGDVRVLVAVNVPALHHMVDCVVFPQKGERPHPNECSGSDLDGDLYFVSWDRHLIPPRQIPPTEYIAAPTKQVDHDVTIEEVEEHFTDYIVNDNLGIIDNAHIVFADSKPLKAMSPECLQLARLHSIAVDFPKTGNVAEVPPELRPKEYPDFMEKPDKKGYISTSVIGKLFREVKDIASSTSPVEPFTLDSAKQHYDPEMEVEGFEDYRSDAERYKRDYDYKLGNMMEYYGIQTEAEILSGNVLKMSKHFDRKRDLDAIKYAVKSLIMEARNWFNKRSDADSTDNAKAKASAWYHVTYHPSYWGIYNEGLDRAHFLSFAWCVYEHLMQIKKDKKSI